Proteins co-encoded in one Marinobacter qingdaonensis genomic window:
- the accA gene encoding acetyl-CoA carboxylase carboxyl transferase subunit alpha: protein MNPNYLDFEQPIADLEAKIEELRMVGNDTDINITDEITRLKKKSVSLTESIFSNLQPWDVARLARHPRRPYTLDYIETIFEDFDELHGDRRYADDLAIVGGTARLDDKPVMVIGHQKGREVRDKVKRNFGMPRPEGYRKALRLMEMAERFKMPILTFIDTPGAYPGIGAEERGQSEAIAFNLAVMSRLKTPIISTVIGEGGSGGALAIGVCDQLNMLQYSTYAVISPEGCASILWKSAEFAAQAAEAMGVTADRLKDLGLADNVIQEPLGGAHRSPEKMSASLKEVLAKGVAELSRLPLDELVARRYERLTRYDNGR, encoded by the coding sequence ATGAACCCTAACTATCTGGATTTCGAACAGCCTATTGCCGACCTGGAAGCGAAGATCGAAGAGCTTCGCATGGTCGGTAACGATACCGACATCAACATCACCGATGAAATCACCCGGCTGAAGAAGAAGAGCGTCAGTCTGACCGAGAGCATCTTCTCGAATCTCCAGCCCTGGGATGTGGCGCGTCTGGCCCGGCACCCACGCCGGCCTTACACGCTCGATTACATCGAGACCATTTTCGAGGATTTCGACGAGCTGCACGGTGACCGTCGCTACGCCGACGATCTCGCCATCGTCGGTGGCACCGCCCGCCTGGACGACAAGCCGGTCATGGTGATTGGCCACCAGAAGGGCCGCGAAGTCCGCGACAAGGTCAAGCGCAATTTCGGCATGCCACGGCCGGAGGGCTACCGTAAGGCCCTGCGTCTGATGGAAATGGCGGAACGCTTCAAGATGCCGATCCTGACCTTCATCGACACCCCGGGGGCCTACCCGGGCATCGGAGCCGAGGAGCGGGGCCAGAGTGAGGCCATCGCCTTCAATCTGGCGGTCATGTCCCGCCTGAAAACCCCGATCATCTCCACCGTGATCGGTGAGGGCGGCTCCGGTGGCGCCCTGGCGATCGGTGTCTGCGATCAGCTGAACATGCTCCAGTACTCCACCTACGCGGTCATCTCACCCGAAGGCTGCGCCTCGATCCTCTGGAAGAGCGCCGAGTTCGCGGCCCAGGCCGCCGAGGCCATGGGTGTCACCGCCGATCGCCTGAAGGACCTGGGGCTGGCGGACAACGTCATCCAGGAACCGCTGGGTGGTGCCCATCGCAGCCCTGAGAAAATGTCAGCCTCGCTGAAAGAGGTGCTGGCAAAGGGCGTGGCCGAACTCAGTCGCCTGCCTCTGGATGAGTTGGTCGCGCGCCGGTACGAGCGTTTGACCCGCTATGACAACGGGCGCTGA
- a CDS encoding cupin, with product MTTLSIFHQDQPETAHTVTDNAAEIRDLLARHGVRFEQWPTRDLPDEATQDDILEAYQGEVSALKSECGFQTADVISLNPDHPDKDALRKKFLDEHTHSEDEVRFFVRGQGLFYLHFGDQVLAVLCQKNDLISVPDGTRHWFDMGPEPRFTCIRLFSNPEGWVANFTGADIAGQLPRYEALAGAAG from the coding sequence ATGACTACCTTGAGCATTTTCCACCAGGACCAGCCGGAGACGGCCCACACGGTCACCGACAATGCCGCTGAGATTCGCGACCTGCTGGCCCGGCACGGCGTCCGTTTCGAACAGTGGCCAACCCGGGATCTGCCGGACGAAGCCACCCAGGACGACATCCTCGAGGCCTACCAGGGCGAAGTGTCCGCGCTGAAATCCGAATGCGGTTTCCAGACTGCGGATGTGATCAGCCTGAATCCGGATCATCCCGACAAGGACGCCTTGCGCAAGAAGTTCCTGGACGAGCACACCCACAGTGAAGACGAGGTGCGTTTTTTCGTGCGCGGGCAGGGGCTGTTCTACCTGCACTTCGGCGACCAGGTGCTGGCCGTGCTGTGCCAGAAGAACGACCTGATCAGTGTGCCGGACGGTACCCGGCACTGGTTCGACATGGGGCCAGAACCCCGGTTCACCTGCATCCGCCTGTTCAGCAACCCGGAAGGCTGGGTCGCCAACTTCACCGGTGCCGACATTGCCGGCCAGTTGCCGCGCTATGAGGCGCTGGCAGGAGCGGCCGGATGA
- a CDS encoding GspE/PulE family protein gives MSDTDAANRPIRPAPPAHSVLTLRDVCAALVATGEVSQDDAERVLTANLGAATEQGQSARRHPLELVAIAGLTSRNSGRVLDLDRLTQWLADWAGQPYFHIDPLKIDTPAIARVMSYAFAQRHRILAVAIGPDEVVIASPEPFKSDWESNLRQATRKDIRRVVANPEDIRRYTVEFYQLANSVSKAGGGKAAGAASNQNFEQLLDLGTTENPDANDQHVVKIVDWLLQYAFDQRASDIHIEPRRAVTQVRFRIDGVLHNVYEFPEHVGVAVTSRLKILGRLNVAEKRRPQDGRIKTRKPDNREVELRLATMPTAFGEKMVMRIFDPDVLLKSYEQLGFGKEDRDRWQTITSQAHGIVLVTGPTGSGKTTTLYSTLKQIASSELNVCTIEDPIEMVEPAFNQMQVQSNIDLTFAAGVRALLRQDPDIIMIGEIRDLETAEMAVQAALTGHLVLSTLHTNDAPSAITRLMELGIPPYLIRATVLGVMAQRLTRTLCPHCKTPGPADEQAWQTLTRPWKAPVPKQFYQPVGCLECRNTGYMGRAGVYEIMSLSGALTRQINDRCELEQLRLDAYKEGMKSLRLSGAQKVASGQTTVEEILRVTPESQR, from the coding sequence ATGTCCGATACCGATGCCGCCAACCGTCCGATTCGCCCGGCCCCGCCGGCCCACAGCGTGCTGACCCTGAGGGACGTGTGCGCCGCGCTGGTGGCGACCGGCGAAGTCAGCCAGGACGACGCGGAGCGGGTGCTGACCGCCAACCTGGGCGCCGCCACCGAACAGGGCCAAAGCGCACGGCGCCACCCGCTGGAACTGGTCGCCATTGCCGGCCTGACCAGCCGGAATTCGGGCCGGGTCCTGGATCTGGACCGGCTGACCCAGTGGCTGGCGGACTGGGCCGGACAACCCTATTTCCACATCGACCCGCTGAAAATCGACACCCCGGCGATCGCCCGGGTGATGTCCTACGCCTTTGCCCAGCGCCACCGCATTCTGGCCGTAGCGATCGGTCCGGACGAGGTCGTGATCGCCAGCCCCGAACCGTTCAAGAGCGACTGGGAAAGCAACCTGCGCCAGGCCACGCGCAAGGACATCCGGCGCGTGGTGGCCAATCCCGAAGACATCCGCCGCTACACCGTGGAGTTCTACCAGCTCGCCAACTCGGTCAGTAAAGCGGGTGGCGGCAAGGCCGCCGGTGCCGCCAGCAACCAGAACTTCGAGCAGTTGCTGGATCTGGGCACCACGGAAAACCCGGACGCCAACGACCAGCACGTGGTCAAGATCGTCGACTGGTTGCTGCAATACGCCTTCGACCAGCGCGCCTCCGACATCCACATAGAACCCCGACGGGCGGTGACCCAGGTTCGGTTCCGGATCGATGGCGTGCTGCACAACGTCTACGAATTTCCCGAGCACGTCGGGGTGGCGGTCACCAGCCGCCTGAAAATACTCGGTCGGCTCAACGTGGCGGAAAAGCGACGGCCCCAGGATGGCCGCATCAAGACCCGCAAGCCGGACAACCGGGAGGTGGAGCTGCGACTGGCCACCATGCCGACAGCGTTCGGCGAGAAAATGGTGATGCGGATCTTCGATCCGGACGTGCTGCTGAAATCCTACGAGCAACTGGGCTTTGGCAAGGAAGACCGGGACCGCTGGCAGACCATCACCAGCCAGGCCCACGGCATTGTGCTGGTGACCGGACCGACCGGGTCCGGCAAGACCACCACGCTCTACTCCACCCTCAAGCAGATCGCCTCGTCGGAACTGAACGTGTGCACCATCGAGGATCCGATCGAGATGGTGGAGCCGGCGTTCAACCAGATGCAGGTCCAGAGCAACATCGACCTGACCTTCGCCGCCGGAGTGCGCGCGCTGCTGCGCCAGGACCCGGACATCATCATGATCGGGGAAATCCGGGACCTGGAGACCGCAGAGATGGCGGTCCAGGCGGCGCTGACCGGGCATCTGGTGCTGTCCACCCTGCACACCAACGACGCCCCCAGCGCCATTACCCGACTGATGGAGCTGGGCATCCCGCCCTACCTGATCCGGGCCACGGTGCTGGGGGTCATGGCCCAGCGCCTGACCCGGACCCTGTGCCCGCACTGCAAGACTCCGGGACCGGCCGACGAACAGGCCTGGCAAACCCTGACCCGGCCCTGGAAGGCGCCGGTGCCCAAGCAGTTCTACCAGCCGGTCGGCTGCCTGGAATGCCGCAACACCGGGTACATGGGCCGGGCCGGTGTGTACGAGATCATGAGCCTGTCCGGGGCACTGACCCGGCAGATCAACGATCGCTGCGAACTGGAGCAGTTGCGCCTGGACGCCTACAAGGAAGGCATGAAATCCCTTAGGCTGAGCGGCGCCCAGAAAGTTGCCAGCGGCCAGACCACGGTCGAGGAAATTCTGCGGGTGACCCCGGAAAGCCAGCGCTGA
- the wrbA gene encoding NAD(P)H:quinone oxidoreductase — protein sequence MTDQTPYLLILYYSRNGQTAELANQIGRGVARVTGIDARLRSVPPVSPATESTLPAVPDAGAPYASKADLANCAGLALGSPTRFGNMAAPLKHFLDTTGDLWLSGALAGKPAGAFTSTGSLHGGQESTLLTMMVPLLHHGMVLSGLPYTENALGETSTGGTPYGPSHWAGTGEQLPVSDHEKQLCQALGERLARLALKLAA from the coding sequence ATGACCGATCAGACGCCGTACCTTCTGATCCTGTACTACAGCCGGAACGGACAAACCGCGGAGCTGGCGAACCAGATCGGGCGCGGGGTTGCCCGGGTTACCGGCATTGATGCCCGGCTACGTTCGGTGCCGCCGGTGTCCCCGGCTACCGAGTCGACCTTGCCCGCCGTACCCGATGCCGGCGCCCCCTACGCCAGCAAAGCCGATCTGGCCAACTGCGCGGGCCTGGCCCTGGGCAGCCCGACCCGGTTCGGCAACATGGCCGCGCCGCTCAAGCATTTTCTCGACACCACCGGTGATCTCTGGCTCAGTGGCGCCCTCGCCGGCAAACCGGCCGGAGCTTTCACCTCCACCGGCAGCCTGCACGGCGGTCAGGAAAGCACGCTGTTGACCATGATGGTGCCGCTGCTGCACCACGGCATGGTGCTGAGCGGCCTGCCCTACACCGAGAACGCGCTGGGTGAGACCAGCACCGGTGGCACGCCCTACGGGCCAAGCCACTGGGCCGGCACGGGCGAGCAGTTACCGGTCAGCGACCATGAAAAACAGCTTTGCCAGGCCCTGGGCGAGCGCCTGGCCCGACTGGCCCTGAAACTGGCGGCCTGA
- the mtnC gene encoding acireductone synthase: MIRVVLTDIEGTTSSISFVHDVLFPYASEHLDAFVRAHHDSDPLVSEQLQAVAEKTGVAGDDLDGLIDALQGWIREDRKETPLKALQGMIWARGYETGELKGHIYDDAADYLQRWHDRGLRLFVYSSGSVKAQQLIFGYTTAGDFTPYFSGYFDTRIGGKKEVESYRNILAELGVEPATVLFLSDVEAELEAAEAAGIKTAWLVREGELPDTGRMVARDFSEVDSLLRKR; encoded by the coding sequence ATGATCCGGGTAGTCCTGACCGACATCGAGGGCACCACCAGCTCCATCAGCTTTGTCCACGATGTGCTGTTTCCCTACGCCAGCGAACACCTGGACGCCTTCGTGCGGGCGCATCATGACAGCGACCCGCTGGTCAGCGAACAGTTGCAAGCGGTGGCGGAGAAAACCGGGGTTGCCGGCGACGATCTCGACGGCCTGATCGATGCCTTGCAGGGCTGGATTCGCGAGGACCGCAAGGAGACCCCGCTCAAGGCCCTGCAGGGCATGATCTGGGCCCGGGGCTATGAAACGGGCGAACTCAAGGGCCACATCTACGACGACGCCGCGGACTACCTGCAGCGCTGGCATGATCGCGGCCTGCGGTTGTTCGTATATTCTTCAGGCTCGGTCAAGGCACAGCAGCTGATCTTCGGCTACACCACCGCCGGGGACTTCACCCCGTACTTTTCCGGTTACTTCGATACCCGGATCGGTGGCAAGAAAGAGGTGGAGTCCTACCGCAACATCCTGGCGGAGCTTGGTGTCGAGCCAGCGACCGTGCTGTTCCTGTCAGACGTTGAGGCCGAGTTGGAGGCCGCCGAGGCGGCCGGTATCAAGACCGCCTGGCTGGTGCGCGAGGGCGAGCTGCCGGACACCGGCCGCATGGTCGCCCGGGATTTTTCAGAGGTGGACAGCCTGCTGCGCAAGCGGTGA
- a CDS encoding DUF2069 domain-containing protein: protein MLHNPKARTTARLTIALYLAVLATLLATTFFPAPVEGVSVPLMLAVKLLPLLAFAVPVFRGHNRGYIWMAFVVIFYFTQAVVSAWLSEGAAGPVVLTVLTFLLFTVAMVHLKVNRPVAG, encoded by the coding sequence ATGCTGCACAATCCCAAAGCCCGAACCACCGCCCGTTTGACCATCGCGCTTTACCTGGCGGTTCTGGCAACCCTACTGGCCACCACGTTTTTTCCAGCGCCGGTCGAAGGCGTTTCGGTGCCGTTGATGCTCGCGGTCAAGCTGTTGCCGCTTCTGGCCTTTGCGGTCCCGGTGTTTCGTGGCCACAATCGCGGTTACATCTGGATGGCGTTCGTGGTCATCTTCTACTTTACTCAAGCCGTGGTGTCGGCCTGGCTGAGCGAGGGCGCCGCCGGCCCTGTGGTACTGACCGTTCTGACCTTCCTGCTTTTTACCGTTGCCATGGTCCACCTCAAGGTGAACCGGCCGGTGGCAGGCTAA
- a CDS encoding DUF3080 domain-containing protein: MAESGWIRMLWPCLALAILSGCNPFSEARPMMDEYVERVARVLETDPQYSDLRSPPQLPRRRDRVLPMPELDMGMLDFLSLYGCELQFVVGEKNSVMGKVMQPLNRLRYEVRFVEAARDCVPETEDEELVKVLEEAIDSKRESLPIAVWNATWGVEEVETLFTLAKGYYPVAPEGNPVADLARDAERMNEAMSSLLAGQLEVSLDFAGGVHQRWQAEYRAGQLINSAGLLTTRLDDATALLQQRIEGRPLCLDGKPNNQSDIVQSMFFSVYIEKIQPYMSAVRRARVALMDPLETLASQQRGVMPPAFAAWYEEVLAQDAEGGVWQQLDRAMARHTQSWQALLEQCGMRPGA; this comes from the coding sequence ATGGCCGAGTCCGGATGGATCAGGATGTTGTGGCCGTGCCTGGCGCTGGCCATCCTGAGCGGTTGCAATCCCTTCTCTGAAGCCCGCCCGATGATGGACGAATACGTCGAGCGGGTGGCGCGGGTGCTGGAAACCGACCCGCAGTATTCCGATTTGCGCTCCCCACCGCAATTGCCCCGCCGGCGTGACCGGGTCCTACCCATGCCCGAGCTGGACATGGGCATGCTCGACTTTCTGTCCCTGTATGGCTGTGAACTGCAATTTGTCGTCGGCGAGAAAAACTCGGTGATGGGCAAGGTCATGCAGCCGTTGAACCGGTTGCGGTACGAAGTGCGTTTCGTCGAGGCCGCCCGGGACTGTGTGCCGGAAACCGAGGACGAGGAACTGGTGAAGGTGCTTGAGGAGGCCATCGACAGCAAGCGGGAGTCGCTGCCCATTGCGGTCTGGAACGCCACCTGGGGCGTGGAAGAGGTGGAGACCCTGTTTACCCTGGCCAAGGGTTACTATCCCGTGGCGCCGGAGGGCAATCCGGTGGCGGATCTGGCCCGCGATGCCGAGCGCATGAACGAGGCCATGTCGTCGTTGCTGGCGGGCCAGCTGGAGGTGTCCCTGGACTTTGCCGGCGGCGTGCACCAGCGGTGGCAGGCCGAGTACCGGGCCGGGCAGCTGATTAACAGCGCCGGCTTGCTGACCACCCGATTGGACGACGCCACCGCGCTGCTGCAGCAGCGGATTGAGGGTCGGCCCCTGTGCCTGGATGGCAAGCCCAACAACCAGTCTGACATCGTCCAGAGCATGTTCTTCAGCGTTTACATCGAGAAAATCCAGCCCTACATGAGCGCTGTGCGCCGCGCCAGGGTCGCGCTGATGGACCCGCTCGAAACCCTGGCCAGCCAACAGCGCGGCGTCATGCCGCCGGCGTTTGCCGCCTGGTACGAGGAGGTTCTGGCCCAAGACGCGGAGGGCGGCGTCTGGCAGCAGCTGGATCGCGCCATGGCGCGCCACACCCAGAGCTGGCAGGCACTGCTGGAGCAGTGTGGCATGCGCCCGGGTGCCTGA
- the arsC gene encoding arsenate reductase (glutaredoxin) (This arsenate reductase requires both glutathione and glutaredoxin to convert arsenate to arsenite, after which the efflux transporter formed by ArsA and ArsB can extrude the arsenite from the cell, providing resistance.) produces the protein MTEPTRIFHNPRCSKSRQTLELLTDRGIEPTIIRYLETPPTEAELDRILTQLGVEPRELMRTKEKEYKELGLDQPELSRAQLIAAMVATPKLIERPIVLANGKAAVGRPPENVLSIL, from the coding sequence ATGACAGAACCAACCCGGATTTTCCATAACCCCCGCTGCTCGAAGTCACGCCAAACCCTTGAGCTGCTTACAGATCGTGGAATCGAACCGACGATTATACGCTACCTGGAAACGCCTCCGACAGAGGCAGAGCTTGATCGCATCCTGACCCAGCTGGGTGTCGAGCCCCGCGAGCTGATGCGCACCAAGGAAAAAGAGTACAAGGAACTCGGTCTCGACCAGCCGGAACTGAGCCGGGCGCAACTGATTGCGGCCATGGTGGCCACCCCCAAGCTGATCGAGCGCCCCATTGTACTCGCCAACGGCAAGGCCGCGGTAGGCCGGCCACCGGAAAACGTGCTGTCGATTCTTTAA
- a CDS encoding TlpA family protein disulfide reductase, translated as MQYPENRRLARRLAPWLAAALALVLAGCEQIELERADGPKLGWDQLRGQWVLVNYWAEWCKPCLEEIPELNELDKAPDIAVLGVNFDGIQGEQLIELGERMGIEFTMLAKDPGPEFGWQTPVALPATFVVDPDGELLEARFGPQTEADIRALIGG; from the coding sequence GTGCAGTACCCTGAAAACCGGAGGTTGGCCCGGCGCTTGGCGCCATGGTTGGCGGCGGCATTGGCCCTGGTGCTGGCCGGCTGTGAACAGATCGAGCTGGAGCGGGCCGACGGTCCGAAGCTGGGCTGGGACCAGCTGCGGGGGCAGTGGGTGCTGGTCAATTACTGGGCCGAGTGGTGCAAACCCTGCCTGGAGGAAATCCCCGAACTCAACGAGCTGGACAAGGCCCCGGACATCGCCGTTCTCGGGGTGAATTTTGACGGCATCCAGGGCGAGCAACTGATCGAGCTGGGTGAGCGCATGGGCATCGAGTTCACCATGCTGGCCAAGGACCCGGGGCCGGAATTCGGCTGGCAGACCCCAGTGGCCCTGCCGGCCACCTTCGTCGTCGATCCCGACGGCGAGTTACTGGAGGCCCGGTTCGGGCCCCAGACCGAAGCAGACATCCGGGCCCTGATCGGCGGCTGA
- the dnaE gene encoding DNA polymerase III subunit alpha, translating to MAQTFVHLRVHSEYSMVDGLVRVKPLIGRVAELGMPAVGLTEQSNMCSLVRFYKAATGAGVKPIIGADLWLDNPDEPDNPFRITLLARNNDGYLNLTEIISLGFTDGQRFGKPIIQRQWLEERAQGLILLSGAKLGDVGKALMAGKPELARERASYWMTLYPGAFYLELQRTGRDGDEDCLHLSVELAGELGLPVVATNDVHFLNAEDFEAHEARVCIGESRTLDDPRRERRFSDQQYLRSAEDMIELFSDIPEAIENTVEIARRCSVKVRMGEYFLPNYPIPDGMTMDEYFRKVSEDGLEDRLAKSLSTDDPQYEEKRAAYYKRLNFELDIIIQMGFPGYFLIVMDFIKWAKNNGVPVGPGRGSGAGSLVAYAQLITDLDPLEYDLLFERFLNPERVSMPDFDVDFCMEGRDRVIEYTAQKYGREAVSQIITFGTMAAKAVVRDVARVQGKSYGLADKLSKLIPFEVGMTLEKAIEQEPQLKEFLEQDEEAQEIWEMALKLEGVCRNAGKHAGGVVIAPTKITDFSPLYCDDEGGSLVTQFDKGDVEDAGLVKFDFLGLRTLTIIKWALNMINPRRQQRGEADLDINEIPLDDVPSFDMLKKAETTAVFQLESRGMKDLIRRLQPDSLEDMIALVALFRPGPLQSGMVDDFIDRKHGRQPMSFPHPDYQYEGLKPVLEPTYGVILYQEQVMQIAQVMAGYTLGNADMLRRAMGKKKPEEMAKQKQFFLEGCENNGIDKTLAENIFDLVEKFAGYGFNKSHSAAYALVSYQTLWLKAHYPAEFMAAVLTADMQNTDKVVTLVEECRNMKLDLLVPDVSRSEYTFTVNDDGQIVYGLGAIKGLGEGPIQSIVEGRGDGEPYQDIFDFCRRVDLKKVNKRAMEALIRSGAMDKLGASRAQLMASIDKAVQQADQQSRNESAGMVDMFGEMLQGGDGDDTYADVANVREWPEKQRLKGEKDTLGLYLTGHPFDEYEKEVRRFVRSSIADLKPNKSPQRVAGLVVAQRTMKTRTGSTMCFITLDDRSARIEATLFSEAFFENRELLQSDQVIVVEGQVSHDDYSGQMKMRVSSVMDVGTARQQFSRGLQLSLRADQLQNGLLDKLDSTLRPFRCEGSPVWIEYASADAKTRIELGESWRVQPDDNLLLELRYLVGDQSVELVYD from the coding sequence ATGGCGCAGACTTTTGTACACCTTCGCGTGCACTCCGAATACTCCATGGTTGATGGCCTGGTCCGGGTCAAGCCCCTGATTGGCCGGGTGGCGGAACTGGGCATGCCCGCCGTGGGGCTGACCGAGCAGTCCAACATGTGCTCGCTGGTTCGTTTCTACAAAGCCGCGACCGGTGCCGGGGTCAAGCCGATCATTGGCGCCGACCTGTGGCTGGACAACCCGGACGAGCCCGACAACCCGTTCCGGATCACCCTGCTGGCCCGCAACAACGACGGCTACCTGAACCTGACCGAGATTATTTCCCTGGGCTTTACCGATGGCCAGCGTTTTGGCAAACCGATCATCCAGCGCCAGTGGCTGGAAGAGCGGGCTCAGGGGCTGATCCTGCTGTCCGGTGCCAAGCTGGGTGATGTCGGCAAGGCCCTGATGGCCGGCAAGCCGGAGTTGGCGCGGGAGCGGGCCAGCTACTGGATGACTCTGTATCCGGGCGCCTTCTACCTGGAGCTGCAGCGCACCGGCCGTGACGGCGACGAGGATTGCCTGCATCTGAGCGTTGAGCTGGCGGGCGAGTTGGGCTTGCCGGTGGTCGCCACCAACGACGTGCACTTCCTCAACGCCGAGGATTTCGAGGCCCACGAGGCCCGGGTCTGCATCGGCGAGAGCCGCACCCTGGACGATCCCCGCCGGGAACGCCGGTTCAGTGACCAGCAGTATCTGCGCAGCGCCGAGGACATGATCGAGCTGTTCTCGGACATCCCGGAAGCCATCGAGAACACCGTGGAGATTGCCCGCCGGTGCTCGGTGAAGGTGCGCATGGGCGAGTACTTCCTGCCGAACTACCCGATCCCAGACGGCATGACCATGGACGAGTACTTCCGCAAGGTGTCCGAGGATGGCCTGGAGGATCGTCTCGCCAAGAGTCTGAGCACGGACGACCCGCAGTACGAGGAAAAGCGCGCCGCCTACTACAAGCGCCTGAACTTCGAGCTGGACATCATCATCCAGATGGGGTTTCCGGGCTACTTCCTGATCGTGATGGACTTCATCAAGTGGGCCAAGAACAACGGCGTGCCAGTGGGGCCGGGCCGGGGCTCCGGTGCCGGCTCCCTGGTGGCCTACGCCCAGCTGATCACCGATCTGGACCCGCTGGAATACGACCTGCTGTTTGAGCGCTTCCTGAACCCGGAGCGGGTGTCCATGCCCGACTTCGACGTCGACTTCTGCATGGAAGGCCGGGACCGGGTGATCGAGTACACGGCCCAGAAATACGGCCGTGAGGCGGTGTCCCAGATCATCACCTTCGGCACCATGGCCGCCAAGGCGGTGGTGCGGGACGTGGCGCGGGTGCAGGGCAAGTCCTACGGTCTGGCCGACAAGCTCTCCAAGCTGATCCCGTTCGAAGTGGGCATGACCCTGGAAAAGGCCATCGAGCAGGAGCCCCAGCTCAAGGAGTTCCTGGAGCAGGATGAGGAAGCCCAGGAAATCTGGGAGATGGCGCTCAAGCTCGAGGGGGTGTGCCGGAACGCCGGTAAGCACGCCGGGGGCGTGGTTATCGCGCCGACCAAGATCACCGATTTCTCGCCGCTGTACTGCGACGACGAGGGCGGCAGCCTGGTCACCCAGTTCGACAAGGGCGACGTGGAAGACGCCGGCCTGGTCAAGTTCGACTTCCTCGGCCTGCGCACCCTGACCATCATCAAGTGGGCCCTGAACATGATCAATCCGCGCCGTCAGCAGCGCGGTGAGGCGGATCTGGACATCAACGAGATCCCGCTGGACGACGTGCCGTCGTTCGACATGCTCAAGAAGGCCGAAACCACCGCGGTGTTCCAGCTGGAATCCCGCGGCATGAAGGACCTGATCCGGCGCCTGCAGCCGGACTCCCTGGAAGACATGATCGCCCTGGTGGCCCTGTTCCGCCCGGGCCCGCTGCAGTCCGGCATGGTGGACGACTTCATCGACCGGAAGCACGGCCGTCAGCCGATGTCGTTCCCGCACCCGGATTACCAGTACGAAGGCCTGAAACCGGTGCTGGAGCCCACCTACGGGGTCATCCTGTACCAGGAGCAGGTCATGCAGATCGCCCAGGTCATGGCCGGTTACACCCTGGGCAACGCCGACATGCTGCGCCGGGCCATGGGTAAGAAAAAGCCCGAGGAAATGGCCAAGCAGAAGCAGTTCTTCCTGGAGGGCTGCGAGAACAACGGCATCGACAAGACCCTGGCGGAGAACATCTTCGACCTGGTGGAAAAGTTCGCCGGCTACGGTTTCAACAAGTCGCACTCGGCCGCGTACGCCCTGGTGTCCTACCAGACCCTGTGGCTGAAGGCCCATTACCCGGCCGAATTCATGGCCGCGGTACTGACCGCCGATATGCAGAACACCGACAAGGTGGTCACCCTGGTGGAAGAGTGCCGGAACATGAAGCTGGACCTGCTGGTGCCCGACGTCAGCCGGTCCGAATACACCTTCACGGTCAACGACGACGGCCAGATTGTGTATGGCCTGGGCGCCATCAAGGGTCTGGGTGAGGGGCCGATCCAGAGCATCGTGGAAGGGCGCGGCGACGGCGAACCCTACCAGGACATCTTCGATTTCTGCCGCCGGGTCGACCTGAAGAAGGTCAACAAGCGGGCCATGGAAGCGCTGATCCGTTCCGGAGCCATGGACAAGCTCGGGGCCAGCCGGGCGCAGTTGATGGCCAGCATCGACAAGGCGGTGCAGCAGGCCGACCAGCAGTCCCGCAACGAATCCGCGGGCATGGTGGACATGTTCGGGGAGATGCTGCAGGGCGGTGACGGTGACGACACCTACGCCGATGTGGCGAATGTACGGGAATGGCCTGAAAAGCAACGTTTGAAGGGCGAGAAAGACACCCTCGGACTGTATCTTACCGGCCATCCGTTTGATGAATATGAGAAAGAGGTGCGCCGGTTCGTGCGTTCCTCCATTGCCGATCTGAAGCCGAATAAGTCGCCGCAGCGCGTGGCCGGCTTGGTGGTGGCCCAGCGCACCATGAAAACCCGGACCGGTTCAACCATGTGTTTCATTACCCTGGACGACCGCAGTGCCCGCATCGAGGCCACGCTGTTCTCCGAGGCCTTCTTCGAGAACCGTGAGCTGCTGCAGTCGGACCAGGTCATCGTGGTGGAGGGCCAGGTCAGCCACGATGACTACTCCGGCCAGATGAAGATGCGGGTCAGTTCGGTCATGGACGTGGGCACCGCGCGTCAGCAGTTCAGCCGGGGGCTGCAGCTGTCACTTCGTGCCGATCAGTTGCAGAACGGCCTGCTGGACAAACTCGACAGTACCTTGCGGCCGTTCCGTTGCGAGGGCAGTCCGGTGTGGATCGAATACGCCAGTGCCGATGCCAAAACCCGGATCGAACTGGGCGAATCCTGGCGGGTGCAGCCGGACGACAATCTGCTGCTGGAGCTGCGCTACCTGGTGGGCGACCAGTCGGTAGAACTGGTCTATGATTGA